The Vulpes vulpes isolate BD-2025 chromosome 1, VulVul3, whole genome shotgun sequence genome contains the following window.
ctttctttctttctttctttctttctttctttctttctttctttctttctttctttctttcaattttatttatttatttatgagagacacagagagagagagaggcagagacacagaagagggagaagtaggctccctgcagggagctcgatgtgggactctgtcccaggaccccgggatcacgacttgagccaaagacagaaactcaactgctgagtcacacAGGAGTCTCGCTTACCCagcatttttttatctttcctttaaaaaactctgggaaatgaacaagggatagtggaagaggaggtgggcgggggattggggtgactgggtgatgggcactgatgggggcacttggctggatgagcactgggtgttatgctatatgttggcaaattgaactccaattaaaaaaaataaattaaaaatagttgttgggggcaaccctggtggttcagcggtttagcgctacctacagcccagggcgctAAAAATAACTagtgaaaaaaatctgttgagatataattcatataccataaaaatTAGACCCTTTAAAGTATCTAATTCAGTGCTTTTAGTATATCCAGAGCTGTGTAatcatcaccacagtcaattttgGGTATTTctattggggtgcttgggtggtttggttggttaaacatctgactcttggttttagtttaaggtcatgatctcagggttgtgagatgaagcctttttttattattattttttttaatttttatttatttatgataggaacacagtgagagagagaggcagagacacaggcagagggagaagcaggctccatgcaccgggagcccgacgtgggattcgatcccagatgaAGCCTTTAGttaggctctgtgttcagtgtgaatctgcttgggattctccctctgcccttccttcccccaaataaataaatacaatcttttaaaaatctgtaattttatcaccccaaaaagaaaccctttcACAGGAACAGTCACTCTTCATTTTCCCCATGGCTCCTAGCTggaggcaaccactaatcttgcTTCTCTCCCTACAGATTTgcatattctaaatatttcatacaaatggaatgatacagtatgtggtcttttgtgtctgtggcttctttcacttaatgtttTCAAGTTCTTATACTTTGTaacatcagtacttcatttctttttatggctgaataatgtaattttatgtggatctatcacattttatttatccattcatcacttggCGGACGTTTGAGTTTTCCATTTtcggctattgtgaataatgttgctttgAACACTCATTTATAAGTTTTTGTATAGATGtctctcttaatttctcttggatgtttgtatgtgtgtgtgtgtttgttcatCCAATTGGTAGGTAAGATGgtaactctttttattttatttttaattttttttaatttttatttttttggtaactcttcttaacatttgaaaactgccacagtatttttccatttgttttttttttttttttttaatttttatttatttatgatagtcatacagagagagagagagagaggcagagacataggcagagggagaagcaggctccatgcaccgggagcctgatgtgggattcgatcccgggtctccaggatcgcgccctgggccaaaggcaggcgccaaaccgctgcgccacccagggatcccagtatttttCCATTTGGCTACAGCATTTAAAACCCTACTAGCAATATAGGAGGGTTTCAGTTTCTCAgcattcttgtcaacacttgttattatcagCCTCTGACTACAGTCATCCTggtgggtgtgaaatggtatctcattgtggtttccatttgtatttccttaatgactaaccatgttgagcatctttccatgtgctcattgggtttttgtttatctttttatattcggatccttttcccatttaaaaaaatggattgtctttttattgtgTATGAATTGCGTCTTTTAttgttgtaagaattctttagaTATTCAGAATACAAGTTCCTTATGAGATACAggatttacaaacattttttttcattcagcgaattgtcttttcacttttgtgGTGCTCTTTGAAggataaagtttttttaattttaacgaatccagtttttttttttttttttttttggttgattgTATTTTTGGCTTCATGTCTAAGAAACCACCGCCTGATGAAGAGTCATGAAGATTTATGCCTATGTTttaagagttttgtagttttagctcAAACCTCTAGGTCTGATTGATGCTACTTTTTGTATATGCTGTGAAGTAGAGGTCCAACTTTATTCTCTTGTTAttggatattcagttttcccagcaccatttgttaaaaatattatgctttcCCCTGTTGAATTGTCTTGGTATTCTTGTTGAAAACCAATTGATGGTAAGGGTAAAGGGTAATTTCTGGAGTCTCATTTCTGTTCCGTTAATCTGTAGgtctattgctttttttaaaaaatattttatttatttattcatgagagacacagacatagagaggcagagacacaggcagagagagaagcaggctccgtgcagggagcgtgatgtgggtgCAAAGATGCAGCTGGGATTTCGATAGGAGTGCATTAAATCTGTTAGGCATTTTTGGAGACAGATTctcttaatattaattttttaaaaaatattttatttatttattcatgagagacagagaggcagagacacaggcagagggagaagcaggttccatgcagggagcccaatgtgggactcgatcctgggtctccaggatcatgccctgggccaaaggcaaatgctaaaccgctgagccacccagggatcacctcaGGGTATCTTTTCTTAATGCTATTCTTACactgatgaaattaaaaatgttaaaaattagtCTCATCCTCTCAATCCATTTGATGTTATTGGTTGAGGGCTTACAAGAGGGTTTGGCCTGAAGAGtaagaggtgggggaagggggtaaTGCCAGTTTTAGGAACTTAGCCTTGAAGTAATacaagtttttacatttttccccccaaacactGTGGATGAGGCTGACTTCTGCTTCTCCAGATCAGTGGTCAAAACCTGGTCAGAGCAACAGAGAGGTGTACACATACCAAGTATGTGCAGCTTTATAGCAGGTTACCTTATTGAAAGGTTCCTGAGTGCTGGCCCTTGGAACCAGGTCTTCTTCCAGATGCAGTTTGTAAACCCTGGCCATAAACCTGTCAATCCCGTGCAGTTAATGTGCTTAGTGAAAATCTAAAACTTTGTGAATATGACAATTTAGATTCTGTTCTGAAGTCAGAGTGGCAGTTTATACCAAGAATTATGGAAAGAGTCATATGCCTTAACCTTTTAATCTGAATCCCAGGAGGTTATCCatcagaaataattaaaaagaaaaaaaaaagaagaaaagaaacggTATTAAGATCTTGAAAAGCAGCAGTGGTAGGGCAAAACCAAGACcaatttagataattttttttttaatttttattttttaaagattttatttattcttgagagacagagagagagagagagagagagagagaaagaggcagagacacaggcagagggaggagcaggctccatgcagggagcccgatgtgagactccatcttgggactcgatcctggaactccaggatcacaccctgggccaaaggcaggtgctaaaccactgagccacctaggcatcccccaATTTAGATAATTTAAATGTCCAAGAGTCCTGTGATAATGTTTTATATATCAAACTTGGGTATATGTCGATGGAGTGTGATAGAGTTAATAAAAAATGACTGCATAAAGTCACTGGTAAATACTTAcaaaataatgctaagtgaaaaaagaacataaaactaTACGTacactggctggctcagtcagtagagtgcatgactcttgatcttgggattgtgagctCAAGCTCCATGTCTGGTGTGGagctttctttaagaaaaaaacaaaaacaaaaacaacggGTTCCCTGGTGGcctggcggtttagcgcctccttcggcccagggcgtgatcctggagtcctggggttgagtcccacgtccggctccctgcatggagcctgcttctccctctgcctgtgtctctgcctctctctctgtgtgtctctcatgaataaataaataaaaaatattaaaaacaataacaacaaaaaaaaacccaaaacgtATATACACGCAGATTATAATGGTATTACAGTTCCAAATGTAAACAGTATAGTTTGTTGGAAATGACCagcaaattaaaatattgatgtgTAAAAATGATACCAGTTTGTGAGTAATACTTTTAAATTGTTCATAAGTTCTTTTCTGGAGtgtttaataaaatgtaatatgaaCACTGCTAAATCTGGTCAAAAGCTGAACTGGGACAGCAAGTGTCTATTTTAGAGGATTAGAAGAATCTCTACAGTAACAGAGCAAGCACTTACACTGAGCCACTTAGAAATAATGAGTATTACAAgttcttgtttaaaaaagaaaactcttgggacatctgaatggctcagcggttgagcttccgcctttggctcaggtcctgatcctggggtcctgggatcgagttccacattgggctccccgcagggagcctgcttctccctttgcctgtgtctctgcctcctctctgtgtctttatttatttatttatttatttatgatagtcacagagagagagagagaggcagagacataggcagagggagaacgcaggctccatgcaccgggagcccgacatgggattcgatcccgggtctccaggatcatgccctgggccaaaggcaggcgctaaactgctgcgccacccagggattcctcctctttgtgtctttcatgaataaataaattttttaaatcttaaaaaaatttctattattctgttttttttttctgatagaaaaCTTACAAAATATAGAGCAGTGCAGATATATTGAAAAATCACTTATATCACACAGAGATGACTGCTGTTAATGAAGGTGTCTATAgctttctatgattttttttgtctctacATTTGcacttatgtatttttatataatggaGACGTTGAAGTAGGTATAGATTATTTTGTAACTTCTCTGTTAATTGCAAGAGTTGACAATGCACATTTTCATATAAGGGTGCTATCCGGAGTTGCTCTCTGGGCTAGTGGCTTCCTAGGGGCCTGGAATGGGATAAAATAAATGTGCTTGCtgacaagtttttttctttcttctgtgctgTAGAAATTGGTGTGTTAGCCAAGACTTTCATTGACCAAGGGAAGCTTATCCCGGATGATGTCATGACTAGGCTGGCCCTTCATGAGCTGAAAAACCTCACCCAATATAGCTGGCTATTGGATGGTAAGGCGTTTTAGGAGCATTTCACCTGCCCAGAATGACGAGCGTGGCCAGAGGAGGAGCATTTTGTGGCTACAGACACACAGCTGGTGGGCAGGGGCCCGAGTGCTGTCATTCACCACACTGAGGCCTTGGGGTAGTCCTCTCCTCTAGGCCTGCTTCATCATCTGAAGGGAAAGACAAAAGCATGATTATTTCTATGCTCCCTTCAGATGTGACCAGTTCCTTCATCCTCctttgagaatattttatgaggaggaggaaggaagggtagAAAGTGATTCTCATTCAGCTATAAACTTTCCCCAGCTAGAGGTGTGGCGGGATCTTTGAGGATAGgttggtttttagtttttggagagagaaagagaggtatttattttaaggaattggctcacatgataaTGAAGGCTGACAGGTCCCAAGATCTTCAGGGTGACTGATGGGTGGTCTGGCTCATCTGAAGACCAGCAGGCTTACAGCCCAGGAAGAACTGGCTTCAGATTGAGTTGGAGGCAGGAAAAAGCTAATGTCTCAGCTCTGGGCAGTCAAGCAGGAGGAACTCCCCCTTACTGGGGGGATGGTCAGCCTTTTCCATCTGTCCAAGGCTTCAGTGggttagatgaggcccacccatatcAGGAAGACAATCTACTTTACTCAGTCTCCTGATTTAAATGTTACTCTCATTCCAAAACAGTCTCACAGACACACCCCAAATAATGTTTGACCAGTGTCCAGGCTCCCCATGGGTCCAGGcaatttgacacataaaattaaccaccatcATGGTCGTCCTACAGCTGTGATCAGCCTGCCTGATATTACTGCTTTTTTCCAGATTATTCAACATGAACTAATTCTCTTCCTTCTTCGACCCACCCGCcctccctttattcttttttttttttttaatttataaaggttTTCCAAGGACACTTCCACAGGCAGAAGCCCTGGACGGAGCTTATCAGATAGACACAGTGATTAATCTGAACGTGCCCTTCGAAGTCATTAAGCAGCGTCTCACCGCGCGCTGGATTCATCCGGCCAGCGGCCGAGTCTACAACATCGAATTCAACCCTCCCAAAGCCGTGGTGAGTAGTGGGATGGCACAGACCGTCTCTGATCCCTCTCATCCACACAGACCTAAGCTTTGTGACGCCTGTTCCTGAGGGAATGTTCTCGGCTCCCATTGAGCCCTGTGCATCCACCCAGCTTGCTGGTAAAGGAAACCCCTTGGGAACAATGGGGGTCTGTGACTCCTGCACAAGCATTTACCATTTCCTGCTTGGTGCTGGGGAGGATGTTAGGAGTGGGGGTAAGAAGGATTAGAGACCACTTTGGCTTATTTAGGGAGTTGCAGTTGGGGTTCCCAGGCTGTCCCTGAATCCTTTTGTATATGAAATTACTGAGAGGCTGCTTAGAAATCCTTTTACTCTAAGGCCCGATACGGGAGATGATACTGCATGGCCATGGTCTGTGTTTGGGTTTGACTCTGTTTACTTAAAAAGCATGCTGTTGTGCTTGCTGCTGGCACAGAGAGGCTTAAGAATCACTGAACTGCTTATAAAGATCTGCTTCAGAAGTGAGATGTCTGACACCAGCCTCTGGTGACACCTGTTTAGGGCATTGATGACCTGACAGGGGAGCCTCTCATTCAGCGGGATGATGACAAGCCAGAGACGGTTGTCAAGAGACTCAAGGCTTATGAAGTCCAAACACAGCCGGTCCTGGAATATTACCGGTGAGTTTGTCGCTTTTCAGAACGTGCCTGACGTGATGAAACACTAAGTCAGTGTTTGACTGCCCCTGCTTTACAGCTGAACTGCAAAAATACCAGAAGAGTCAATTCAAATTGATTTGATGGGTAGAGATGTATTAGTGTGTATGACAGGGAAGTCCAGAAGGCAGGCTGGGCTTTGGCACCACGGGGTTTGATCAGAATTCGTATTGGCTGTGTCCTTAGACCCCTGCATGTTGCACAGAGTTGCCAGGAATGGGCAGGGCATCCTCTTTCATGGGGGGCAGAGGGGTCAGTTTCCCCCAAGTGAACAGAAGCCCCACGTGTTACCAAGATGACACCACATTGAACGGCTGCTGTGGTCAGGGGACGCTTTGCCCTGTTTTAGGCCTTGTTCCTGCCCATTCGGGAGCTGGGAGCGGGCCAGTGACACCCGAGCTCTGCTGTCAGGAAGAGGGAGGGCCGCACTGAGTGCTGGGGGCACGAGTCTCATGATGCTCACTCCCTGGGCCATTAGAGGACATACGGAGGCCTCAGATGGCAGCCTGTCCTCAGGTCATTTACTTGGCCGATAGTCTTGAAGAGCTTGTGTTCGAGCACAATTTTATTTGCTCCTTAGGGAATTCATATCCATGACAGGTACTGGAGCTGTCCTGAATAAATATAAGACTCGGGCTAAGGAACAGTGCAGTCCCCGTACTCGGTGTTTCCCCTCTGGTCATGCAGGAGTGATTGCGTCCCGTTTCCCTTCACATTCACTAGCTGGACGGGGATGCAGTGTCAACACGCGCAGTGCTGCAGTGGGAGCAGATTCTGGAACCcgactgcctgagttcaaatcccagctcattGTTGATTAACttggtcttatttattttttatttgagagagagagagtgtgtgtgacagtgagcacacaagcagggagagagcaaagcaggttcactgctgagcagggaggccaacatggggcttgatcctaggatcctgggaccatgacctgagccgaaggcagatgcttaactgactgagccacccaggcacccctattatcTTGGTCTTAACTTCTTGCTTAAAGTTGGGTAAGAATAGAGGGTGGGCAGAGTGCGTTACTATGAGTGACTCCCAGAGTTGTGTCTGACACAGAGTGAATGCTGTATCATCACTGGCTGCTCCTGGTGGTGGTGTGCTGGGGTCGGTTTGTAGTGACCTCTGAAGCCATAGTCTCCAAGCTGTTCTAAAGTAGTACTTTCTGAATGGGGAAATGACAAGGGAGTTGGCAATTCACTTTCTACGGTAGCTGGTACCATAACCCTGTGGTTTATGGAATGAGCTTGGCTCTTCAGGTTACCAGCTGTGTGCGTGGCTCCTTTGCGCCACAAACTCTTCATGCATTGAGTCAGAGCAATATTGAGTAGTACCTACTGTATATGGCTGTGAAGGGGATTGCGAGAATCCGCATAAAGCCTTACTGCAGCCCTGGCACTAATAAATCACTCGATGAGAGTTGCTGTTACTATTCTGCTGACACTGTGCTGGGCGCTGGTCTACATAGGTCAAGGCCTGGCCCCAGGCAATCACACCTGCTCTCTGTGGGTGAGGTAGATAGCGGGGTAAATTGTAGTTTCCATACAACATGATATGTTTCTATCAGTCAGGAACCTAATTCAAGCTAACTTCAGCAAAAGGGGAATTTGTTCTAACTACAAAGTCCAAAGGTCAATCCTGGGTCCAGGCGTTCAGATAGCACCACAGGGCCTGGGTCACGTTCAGCTCCACTTTTCTGCGTTGGCTTCAATCTCAGGTGGGCTGCCCCCGTGTGAGCCCCTCAGCACCCGAGCTTGTCTCCTACCAGTTCAGCTACTGaccagaaaaaagaattttaccaCAAGTCCTGGAGTCGGATCCAATTATCTCTGATCACGTCCATCCTGGAAGCTGGGGAGTGACTCCACTCCCAAACCAAAACTCATGGACTGAGTGTGGTGAAGATGATGTTTTCCAAACGGGGGTTTTGTTATTCACTCAAAAGTAACCAGAAGGGAGAACGCACAGTTGTTGGGCTGATAAAAACAGTGTGAGGCCCCTTCACAGAGGTGACCACCTAATGCAGCAGCAGGAGGGGGGTAACTTACTTCTGTCCAAATGTGGGAGGGGGGGCGTGTTGGGACGACTGCAGAGAGGAAGCCTAGAATCTGGGTCCCTGTCT
Protein-coding sequences here:
- the AK3 gene encoding GTP:AMP phosphotransferase AK3, mitochondrial isoform X1; this translates as MGASARLLRAVIMGAPGSGKGTVSSRITKHFALKHLSSGDLLRDNMLRGTEIGVLAKTFIDQGKLIPDDVMTRLALHELKNLTQYSWLLDGFPRTLPQAEALDGAYQIDTVINLNVPFEVIKQRLTARWIHPASGRVYNIEFNPPKAVGIDDLTGEPLIQRDDDKPETVVKRLKAYEVQTQPVLEYYRKKGVLETFSGTETNKIWPHVYAFLQTKVPQINQKASVTP
- the AK3 gene encoding GTP:AMP phosphotransferase AK3, mitochondrial isoform X2, which codes for MTRLALHELKNLTQYSWLLDGFPRTLPQAEALDGAYQIDTVINLNVPFEVIKQRLTARWIHPASGRVYNIEFNPPKAVGIDDLTGEPLIQRDDDKPETVVKRLKAYEVQTQPVLEYYRKKGVLETFSGTETNKIWPHVYAFLQTKVPQINQKASVTP